Proteins encoded in a region of the Rhizobium sp. CC-YZS058 genome:
- the rplA gene encoding 50S ribosomal protein L1, producing MAKVAKRIQKIREGVDPTKTYGLTEAVSMVKERAVAKFDETIEVAMNLGVDPRHADQMVRGVVNLPNGTGRDVRVAVFARGAKADEAKAAGADVVGAEDLVEIVQGGKIDFDRCIATPDMMPLVGRLGKVLGPRGMMPNPKVGTVTMDVAGAVKASKGGAVEFRVEKAGIVHAGIGKASFAPAALEENIRAFADAVIKAKPTGAKGNYVKRVAISSTMGPGVKIDPSTLSVA from the coding sequence ATGGCGAAGGTAGCAAAGCGCATCCAGAAGATCCGCGAAGGCGTTGATCCGACCAAGACCTACGGCCTCACCGAGGCTGTCTCGATGGTCAAGGAACGGGCTGTCGCCAAGTTCGACGAAACCATCGAAGTCGCCATGAACCTCGGCGTCGATCCGCGTCATGCCGACCAGATGGTCCGCGGCGTGGTCAACCTGCCTAACGGCACCGGTCGCGACGTTCGCGTCGCCGTCTTCGCGCGTGGCGCCAAGGCTGACGAAGCCAAGGCCGCCGGCGCAGACGTCGTCGGTGCGGAAGATCTCGTCGAGATCGTCCAGGGCGGCAAGATCGATTTCGATCGCTGCATCGCCACTCCGGACATGATGCCGCTCGTCGGCCGCCTCGGTAAGGTGCTCGGCCCGCGCGGCATGATGCCGAACCCGAAGGTCGGCACCGTGACCATGGACGTCGCCGGCGCCGTCAAGGCATCGAAGGGCGGCGCAGTCGAGTTCCGCGTCGAGAAGGCAGGCATCGTGCATGCCGGCATCGGCAAGGCCTCCTTCGCACCGGCCGCTCTGGAAGAGAACATCCGCGCTTTCGCGGATGCCGTGATCAAGGCGAAGCCGACGGGTGCCAAGGGCAACTACGTCAAGCGCGTCGCGATCTCCTCGACCATGGGTCCGGGCGTCAAGATCGATCCGTCGACGCTGAGCGTCGCCTGA
- a CDS encoding NAD(P)-dependent oxidoreductase, translating to MGKRILFTGGAGKAGRHVVPYLVDAGYEVHNLDLVPLDHPGVSNLIVDITDAGQVYSALSMHRDLDDLDTGGRPYDAVVHFAAIPRILIKPDNETFRINTMGTYNIVEAAVKLGIRKIIVASSETTYGVCFAEGHRDFHHFPLEEDYDVNPMDSYGLSKVLNEKTARAFAERSGFDIYALRIGNVIEPHEYANFPTYFAHPEMRKRIAWSYIDARDLGQICKLCIEKDGLGFEIFNACNNTVSANTPTRELAERFFPNVPFRREIDTYEGLLSNRKIREVLGFTEEHDWRRYVKV from the coding sequence ATGGGCAAGCGTATTCTCTTTACCGGTGGCGCAGGCAAGGCGGGGCGGCACGTGGTGCCCTATCTGGTGGACGCCGGATACGAGGTTCACAATCTCGACCTCGTGCCGCTCGATCATCCGGGCGTCAGCAACCTGATCGTCGACATCACCGACGCTGGTCAGGTGTACAGCGCGCTCAGCATGCATCGCGATCTCGACGACCTCGACACGGGCGGCCGCCCCTATGATGCCGTCGTCCACTTCGCCGCCATTCCGCGCATCCTCATCAAGCCGGACAACGAGACCTTCCGCATCAACACCATGGGGACCTACAACATCGTCGAAGCGGCGGTGAAGCTCGGCATCCGCAAGATCATCGTCGCGTCCAGCGAGACCACCTACGGCGTCTGCTTCGCCGAGGGCCATCGCGACTTCCATCACTTCCCTCTGGAAGAGGATTACGACGTCAACCCGATGGACAGCTACGGGCTCTCCAAGGTGTTGAACGAGAAGACCGCGCGGGCCTTCGCCGAGCGCTCCGGCTTCGACATCTACGCCTTGCGGATCGGCAATGTCATCGAACCGCATGAATATGCCAATTTTCCGACCTATTTCGCCCATCCGGAGATGCGCAAGCGAATCGCCTGGAGCTATATCGACGCCCGCGACCTCGGCCAGATCTGCAAACTGTGCATCGAAAAGGACGGACTCGGCTTCGAGATCTTCAACGCCTGCAACAATACCGTCTCCGCCAACACGCCGACCCGCGAGCTGGCCGAGCGATTCTTCCCGAACGTCCCCTTCCGCCGCGAGATCGACACCTATGAGGGGCTGCTCTCCAACCGCAAGATTCGCGAGGTTCTCGGTTTTACGGAGGAGCATGACTGGCGGCGCTATGTGAAAGTCTGA
- a CDS encoding protoporphyrinogen/coproporphyrinogen oxidase has translation MTPPTMPGPVSGGADGMKPVAILGAGLAGLVAARELKRRGIPVILFEAAKVIGGLAGSYKDAEGFSYDMGAHFVSNRLARELDAETICRTVTRYGEAVQVGDRRYGYPFGLLRAPHYVASALAARLSEPPVRNAADWFTRNYGAALARDVAIPLAEAWSGASAEDLAPSVGEKMRGGMARSLMLKAAARLTDRAVCIGYSHEMPERPSVYHVYPEGGIARLLEPTAREVSDTIRLNAPVEAVIVEGERVRAVRVRGETIAVSAVISTAPVTVLPKLVQGSRRLDHLSAFRYRPMIFVNLRFAGRNLLPDTMLWVPDRSQPFFRLTEAPRSMPWLAPEGKTLITFDIGCDRDDAAWSMSDEALARLCLEGLTRLNPALAHRYLGLGGVLRTPIAYPVYLNAYEDDRKRFGQSTGIDGLYSIGRNGEFAHILMEDIYWRSLRQVEAIDGYLRGAAPPREAGRSWPPHRQAA, from the coding sequence ATGACCCCACCGACAATGCCAGGACCGGTCTCCGGCGGTGCAGACGGCATGAAGCCGGTCGCCATTCTCGGTGCAGGTCTCGCCGGCCTTGTGGCGGCACGCGAACTCAAGCGCCGCGGCATCCCCGTCATCCTTTTCGAAGCCGCCAAGGTCATCGGCGGGCTCGCAGGGTCCTACAAGGATGCCGAAGGCTTCTCCTACGACATGGGCGCGCATTTCGTCTCGAATCGGCTGGCGCGGGAGCTCGACGCGGAAACCATCTGCCGCACGGTGACGCGCTATGGCGAGGCCGTGCAGGTGGGCGACAGGCGCTATGGCTACCCCTTCGGCCTGCTGCGCGCGCCGCATTATGTGGCGAGTGCACTTGCGGCACGGCTTTCGGAACCGCCGGTCCGCAACGCGGCCGATTGGTTCACCCGGAACTACGGCGCCGCCCTTGCCCGCGACGTCGCCATTCCGCTCGCGGAAGCCTGGTCCGGGGCGAGCGCCGAGGATCTTGCACCCTCCGTGGGCGAGAAGATGCGCGGCGGCATGGCCCGCTCGTTGATGCTGAAGGCCGCCGCCCGCCTCACGGACCGCGCCGTCTGCATCGGCTATTCGCATGAGATGCCGGAACGCCCCTCGGTCTACCATGTCTACCCCGAAGGTGGCATTGCACGCCTACTGGAACCCACAGCCCGCGAGGTCAGCGACACGATCCGCCTCAATGCCCCTGTCGAAGCGGTGATCGTCGAGGGTGAACGGGTTCGCGCGGTTCGGGTTCGCGGCGAAACCATCGCGGTTTCCGCCGTGATCAGCACCGCCCCCGTCACCGTTCTGCCGAAGCTGGTGCAGGGCAGCCGCCGGCTCGACCACCTCTCTGCCTTCCGCTATCGGCCGATGATCTTCGTCAATTTGCGCTTTGCCGGTCGCAATCTCCTGCCGGACACCATGCTTTGGGTGCCGGACCGCAGCCAGCCGTTTTTCCGCCTGACCGAGGCGCCGCGCTCCATGCCCTGGCTGGCGCCGGAGGGAAAAACCCTGATCACTTTCGATATCGGCTGCGACCGGGATGATGCCGCCTGGTCGATGTCGGACGAGGCGCTCGCTCGGCTCTGCCTGGAAGGGCTGACGCGCCTCAACCCTGCTCTGGCGCATCGCTATCTCGGCCTCGGCGGCGTCCTGCGCACGCCGATCGCCTATCCTGTCTATCTCAATGCCTATGAGGACGACCGCAAGCGCTTCGGCCAGTCGACCGGCATCGACGGTCTCTACAGCATCGGCCGCAACGGCGAATTCGCCCATATCCTCATGGAAGACATCTACTGGCGCAGCCTGCGTCAGGTCGAGGCGATCGATGGCTATCTGCGCGGCGCCGCGCCGCCGCGTGAGGCTGGCCGCTCTTGGCCGCCACACCGCCAGGCGGCCTGA
- the nusG gene encoding transcription termination/antitermination protein NusG, with amino-acid sequence MASRWYIVHAYSNFEKKVAESIEEKAKQKGLTHLFEKILVPTEKVVEVRRGRKVDAERKFFPGYVLVRANLTDEAYHLIKNTPKVTGFLGSDNKPVPIPDYEAERILGQVQDGVDRPKPSISFEIGEQVRVSDGPFASFNGTVQDVDEERSRLKVEVSIFGRATPVDLEFAQVEKV; translated from the coding sequence ATGGCTTCGCGTTGGTACATCGTCCACGCCTATTCGAATTTTGAGAAGAAGGTCGCCGAGTCGATCGAGGAGAAGGCGAAGCAGAAGGGTCTGACCCATCTGTTCGAGAAGATCCTTGTTCCGACCGAGAAGGTCGTCGAGGTTCGTCGCGGCCGCAAGGTCGATGCCGAGCGCAAGTTCTTCCCCGGCTATGTTCTGGTTCGTGCGAACCTGACGGATGAGGCCTATCACCTCATCAAGAACACGCCGAAGGTCACCGGGTTCCTTGGCTCCGACAACAAGCCGGTTCCGATCCCGGACTACGAAGCCGAGCGCATCCTCGGCCAGGTTCAGGACGGCGTCGATCGTCCCAAGCCCTCGATCTCCTTCGAGATCGGCGAACAGGTGCGGGTCTCCGATGGCCCCTTCGCCTCGTTCAACGGCACGGTCCAGGATGTGGACGAGGAGCGGTCGCGCCTCAAGGTCGAGGTGTCGATCTTCGGTCGCGCCACGCCGGTCGATCTGGAATTTGCGCAGGTCGAGAAGGTTTGA
- a CDS encoding FMN-dependent NADH-azoreductase, protein MNILHLDSGILGDQSVSRGLTAAIVARLTAEHPGSSVTYHDLVSEPLDHLAATDLGAAPAGRDVLAEFLAADVVVIGAPMYNFTVPTQLKAWLDRILVAGKTFRYGAAGVEGLAGGRKVVIASARGGVYGEGSPAAIMDHQEPLLVNTLGFIGVTDVEIVRAEGLALGPDARTAAIDAAHETIKTHEGLARAA, encoded by the coding sequence ATGAACATTCTCCATCTCGATTCCGGCATCCTCGGCGACCAGTCGGTCTCGCGCGGCCTGACGGCGGCAATCGTCGCCCGGCTCACGGCCGAACATCCCGGCTCGTCCGTGACCTATCACGATCTGGTCTCGGAACCGCTCGACCATCTGGCCGCGACCGATCTCGGCGCCGCGCCGGCGGGGCGCGATGTGCTGGCCGAATTCCTGGCGGCCGACGTCGTCGTCATCGGCGCACCCATGTACAATTTCACCGTCCCGACGCAGCTCAAGGCCTGGCTCGACCGGATTCTCGTGGCTGGCAAGACCTTCCGCTACGGCGCAGCGGGCGTCGAAGGTCTGGCGGGCGGCCGCAAGGTGGTGATCGCCTCGGCGCGCGGCGGCGTCTATGGCGAGGGATCGCCGGCCGCCATCATGGACCACCAGGAGCCGCTGCTGGTCAACACGCTCGGCTTCATCGGCGTGACGGATGTCGAGATCGTTCGCGCCGAGGGCCTGGCGCTCGGTCCGGATGCGCGGACCGCCGCCATCGATGCGGCGCATGAAACGATCAAGACCCATGAAGGTCTTGCCCGGGCTGCCTGA
- a CDS encoding NAD kinase has product MGRPFDTIAFAASPTEEAQQAAEELRAIYGSVEQEEADIIVALGGDGFMLQTLHQTMNSGKRVYGMNRGSVGFLMNRYSTVGLRERVSKAVENAFRPLEMATTDADGRQFSALAINEVYLFRQSYQAAKLQISVDGRIRLEELICDGVLLATPAGSTAYNLSAHGPILPLEAPLLALTPVSPFRPRRWRGALLPNRVTVEIDILEAEKRPVNAVADHVEVKSVVKVRIAESEEMTARILSDPDYSWADRILAEQFSN; this is encoded by the coding sequence ATGGGAAGACCCTTCGACACCATCGCCTTTGCCGCCTCGCCGACCGAAGAGGCGCAGCAGGCGGCCGAGGAGTTGCGGGCCATCTACGGCTCGGTGGAACAGGAAGAGGCCGATATCATCGTTGCGCTCGGCGGTGATGGCTTCATGCTCCAGACGCTTCATCAGACCATGAACAGCGGCAAGCGCGTCTATGGAATGAACCGCGGCTCGGTCGGCTTTCTCATGAATCGCTACAGCACGGTGGGCCTGCGCGAGCGGGTATCGAAAGCGGTGGAAAACGCGTTCCGTCCGCTCGAAATGGCGACGACCGATGCGGACGGCCGGCAGTTCAGCGCGCTTGCCATCAACGAGGTCTATCTCTTCCGCCAGTCCTACCAGGCCGCCAAGCTGCAGATCAGCGTCGACGGGCGTATCCGGCTGGAAGAGCTGATCTGCGATGGCGTTCTGCTTGCGACCCCGGCCGGATCGACGGCCTACAATCTCTCCGCCCATGGGCCGATCCTGCCGCTCGAGGCACCGCTGCTGGCGTTGACGCCGGTCAGCCCCTTTCGTCCGCGCCGCTGGCGTGGCGCGCTGCTGCCCAACCGGGTCACGGTGGAGATCGATATTCTCGAGGCGGAAAAGCGGCCGGTCAATGCCGTGGCGGACCATGTCGAAGTGAAGTCGGTCGTCAAAGTCAGAATTGCCGAATCGGAGGAAATGACCGCGCGCATCCTCTCCGATCCGGATTATTCCTGGGCGGACCGGATCCTGGCCGAACAGTTTTCCAATTGA
- the tuf gene encoding elongation factor Tu, translating to MAKSKFERNKPHVNIGTIGHVDHGKTSLTAAITKYFGEFKAYDQIDAAPEEKARGITISTAHVEYETANRHYAHVDCPGHADYVKNMITGAAQMDGAILVCSAADGPMPQTREHILLARQVGVPAIVVFLNKVDQVDDAELLELVELEVRELLSSYDFPGDDIPIVKGSALAALEDSDKKIGEDAIRELMAQVDAYIPTPERPIDQPFLMPIEDVFSISGRGTVVTGRVERGIVKVGEEIEIVGIRPTTKTTCTGVEMFRKLLDQGQAGDNIGALLRGVNRDGVERGQILCKPGSVKPHKKFKAEAYILTKEEGGRHTPFFTNYRPQFYFRTTDVTGIVTLPEGTEMVMPGDNVTVDVELIVPIAMEEKLRFAIREGGRTVGAGIVASIVE from the coding sequence ATGGCAAAGAGCAAGTTTGAGCGCAACAAGCCGCACGTGAACATCGGGACGATCGGTCACGTCGACCATGGCAAGACGTCGCTGACGGCGGCGATCACGAAGTATTTCGGCGAGTTCAAGGCGTATGACCAGATCGACGCGGCTCCGGAAGAAAAGGCCCGCGGCATCACCATCTCGACGGCCCACGTCGAATACGAGACGGCCAACCGTCACTATGCCCACGTCGACTGCCCCGGCCACGCCGACTATGTGAAGAACATGATCACCGGTGCTGCCCAGATGGACGGCGCGATCCTCGTCTGCTCGGCCGCCGACGGCCCGATGCCGCAGACCCGCGAGCACATCCTGCTCGCCCGTCAGGTCGGCGTTCCGGCGATCGTCGTGTTCCTGAACAAGGTCGACCAGGTTGACGATGCCGAGCTTCTCGAGCTCGTCGAGCTGGAAGTGCGCGAACTGCTGTCGTCCTACGACTTCCCCGGCGACGACATTCCGATCGTCAAGGGTTCGGCTCTGGCCGCTCTCGAAGACTCGGACAAGAAGATCGGCGAAGACGCGATCCGCGAGCTGATGGCTCAGGTCGACGCCTATATCCCGACCCCGGAACGTCCGATCGACCAGCCCTTCCTGATGCCGATCGAAGACGTGTTCTCGATCTCGGGCCGCGGTACGGTCGTGACCGGCCGCGTCGAGCGTGGCATCGTCAAGGTCGGCGAGGAAATCGAGATCGTCGGCATCCGTCCGACCACCAAGACGACCTGCACCGGCGTTGAAATGTTCCGCAAGCTGCTCGACCAGGGCCAGGCCGGCGACAACATCGGCGCGCTGCTGCGCGGCGTGAACCGTGACGGTGTCGAGCGTGGCCAGATTCTCTGCAAGCCGGGTTCGGTCAAGCCGCACAAGAAGTTCAAGGCCGAAGCCTACATCCTGACGAAGGAAGAAGGCGGCCGTCATACGCCGTTCTTCACGAACTATCGTCCGCAGTTCTACTTCCGCACGACGGACGTGACGGGCATCGTCACGCTTCCGGAAGGCACGGAAATGGTCATGCCGGGCGACAACGTCACGGTTGACGTCGAGCTGATCGTTCCGATCGCGATGGAAGAAAAGCTGCGCTTCGCCATCCGCGAAGGCGGCCGCACCGTCGGCGCCGGCATCGTCGCCTCGATCGTCGAGTAA
- the prfB gene encoding peptide chain release factor 2 (programmed frameshift) translates to MRTEIENIVDDIKQAISLLRRHLDWDQAVRRLDWLNNKAEDPTLWNDAGEAQKLMRERQNLDDAISGVRALETQMRDSIELIELGEEEGDTDIVKDAEAALKTLSAEAARRQVEAMLSGEADSNDTYLEVHSGAGGTESQDWANMLLRMYTRWAERQGFKVELMEIHDGEEAGIKSATLLVKGQNAYGWLKTESGVHRLVRISPYDSNARRHTSFSSIWVYPVVDDSIQIDINESDCRIDTYRSSGAGGQHVNTTDSAVRITHIPSGIVVQCQQERSQHKNRAKAWDMLRARLYEAELKKREEAANAEAASKTEIGWGHQIRSYVLQPYQLVKDLRTGVESTAPSDVLDGALNPFMEAALAHRVAGGADAVVDDIA, encoded by the exons ATGCGCACCGAAATCGAGAATATTGTCGACGACATCAAGCAGGCCATAAGCCTGCTGAGGAGGCATCTT GACTGGGATCAGGCGGTAAGACGACTGGACTGGTTGAACAACAAGGCGGAAGACCCGACGCTTTGGAACGATGCCGGCGAAGCGCAGAAGCTGATGCGCGAGCGCCAGAACCTCGACGACGCCATCAGCGGCGTGCGCGCGCTGGAAACCCAGATGCGCGACAGCATCGAGCTCATCGAGCTCGGCGAGGAAGAGGGCGATACGGATATCGTCAAGGATGCTGAAGCGGCGCTCAAGACCCTGAGCGCGGAAGCAGCACGGCGCCAGGTGGAAGCCATGCTGTCCGGCGAGGCCGACAGCAACGACACCTATCTGGAAGTGCATTCCGGCGCCGGCGGCACGGAAAGCCAGGACTGGGCGAACATGCTTCTGCGCATGTACACGCGCTGGGCCGAACGCCAGGGCTTCAAGGTCGAGCTGATGGAAATCCATGACGGGGAAGAAGCGGGCATCAAGTCCGCAACGCTGCTCGTCAAGGGCCAGAACGCCTATGGCTGGCTGAAGACCGAATCGGGCGTTCACCGCCTGGTGCGGATTTCGCCCTATGACAGCAATGCGCGGCGCCACACCTCGTTCTCGTCCATCTGGGTCTATCCGGTCGTCGACGATTCGATCCAGATCGACATCAACGAAAGCGACTGCCGGATCGATACCTATCGCTCCTCGGGCGCTGGCGGTCAGCACGTCAACACCACCGACTCGGCCGTGCGGATCACGCATATCCCGTCCGGTATCGTCGTGCAGTGCCAGCAGGAACGCTCCCAGCACAAGAACCGGGCCAAGGCCTGGGACATGCTGCGCGCGCGGCTCTACGAAGCGGAGCTGAAGAAGCGGGAAGAGGCGGCCAATGCCGAAGCCGCATCCAAGACCGAGATCGGCTGGGGCCACCAGATTCGCTCCTACGTCCTCCAGCCCTACCAGCTGGTGAAGGACCTGCGGACCGGCGTGGAAAGCACGGCGCCCTCCGATGTGCTGGATGGGGCACTGAACCCGTTCATGGAAGCGGCGCTGGCGCATCGCGTCGCCGGCGGCGCCGATGCCGTGGTGGACGATATCGCCTGA
- a CDS encoding RNA methyltransferase has translation MTKDIPGDKTAKDSHYATLRRAHRDQKRERGEIPTPKHDRRRPAEPWSPPAVSPDLVQLYGIHTVKAAIANPERTILGLKVTQNALARLEIGEPEALPFPVELVSPQALDRVLGPDAIHQGALLETRPLPVRRLSALSNSPLVLVLDQVTDPHNVGAIMRSAVAFDAGAVITTMRHSPTESGVLAKSASGALELIPYIQITNLADALEELHGLGFSSIGLDSEGPAPLEATLSGTKVALVLGAEGKGLRQKTRATCQALARLDMPGAIKSLNVSNAAAIALYATRRHLCL, from the coding sequence ATGACAAAAGATATTCCCGGCGACAAGACCGCCAAGGACAGCCATTACGCCACGCTGCGGCGGGCGCATCGAGACCAGAAGCGGGAGCGCGGCGAGATCCCGACGCCCAAGCACGACCGACGTCGGCCCGCCGAGCCCTGGTCGCCGCCGGCGGTCAGCCCCGATCTCGTGCAGCTTTACGGCATTCATACGGTGAAAGCGGCAATCGCCAATCCCGAGCGGACGATTCTCGGTTTGAAGGTCACGCAGAATGCCCTGGCGCGGCTGGAGATCGGCGAGCCGGAGGCCCTGCCCTTCCCGGTCGAGCTCGTGTCGCCGCAGGCGCTGGACCGCGTGCTCGGCCCCGATGCCATCCACCAGGGCGCCCTGCTCGAAACGCGGCCCCTGCCGGTGCGCCGCCTGTCCGCGCTGTCGAACAGTCCGCTGGTGCTTGTCCTCGATCAGGTGACCGACCCGCACAATGTCGGCGCGATCATGCGCTCGGCGGTCGCCTTCGACGCCGGGGCCGTCATCACCACCATGCGCCACAGCCCGACCGAATCGGGCGTGCTCGCCAAGTCCGCCTCCGGCGCGCTGGAGCTGATCCCCTATATCCAGATCACCAATCTCGCCGATGCACTCGAAGAGCTGCACGGCCTCGGCTTCTCCTCCATCGGGCTCGATTCGGAGGGGCCGGCGCCGCTCGAAGCCACGCTCTCCGGCACCAAGGTGGCCCTGGTGCTCGGCGCGGAAGGAAAGGGCCTGCGGCAGAAGACGCGCGCCACCTGCCAGGCGCTCGCAAGGCTCGACATGCCCGGCGCAATAAAATCCCTGAACGTGTCCAACGCCGCCGCCATCGCGCTCTACGCCACGCGGCGGCACCTCTGCCTCTAA
- a CDS encoding LysR substrate-binding domain-containing protein, which yields MQDLNDIAHFVAVVRHGGFSAAARALDLPKSLLSKHVAELERQLGVRLLERSTRMLRVTDVGQHFFDHCEQALASIEAAEAAAAMARSAPRGLVRLACPLGFAPLLSFILPEFHRRFPEVTLRIIVSNRRVDLVSERIDVALRARPEVEMDEQLVVRRMGDNASHLVASPSLIDRLGQPTIDTLSQFPTLSMAEERAEDHWSLISTHGERRDIVHRPLIGCGDFNLLETSAIEGIGVALLPEHMTDRAIRAGLLVRVLPDWSTDAAVAHLVFTTRQGMLPAVRALIDHFAEMLPATMARCREVDHPQAAKARTALPRPLPQAAE from the coding sequence ATGCAGGACCTGAACGACATCGCCCATTTCGTCGCCGTCGTCCGGCATGGCGGCTTCTCCGCCGCCGCCCGCGCGCTCGATCTGCCGAAATCGCTGTTGAGCAAGCATGTCGCCGAGCTCGAACGGCAGCTGGGCGTTCGTCTCCTCGAACGCTCGACGCGCATGCTGCGGGTGACCGATGTCGGCCAGCACTTTTTCGATCACTGCGAACAGGCGCTTGCCAGCATCGAGGCGGCAGAGGCGGCGGCGGCCATGGCGCGGTCCGCGCCGCGCGGCCTCGTCCGCCTCGCCTGCCCGCTCGGCTTTGCGCCGCTTCTGTCCTTCATCCTTCCCGAGTTTCACCGGCGGTTTCCCGAAGTGACCCTGCGGATCATCGTGTCCAACCGGCGTGTCGATCTCGTCTCCGAGCGGATCGACGTGGCGCTGCGGGCGCGGCCGGAGGTGGAGATGGACGAGCAGCTCGTCGTGCGCCGGATGGGGGACAATGCCAGCCATCTCGTCGCCAGCCCGTCCCTCATCGACCGGCTGGGGCAACCGACGATCGATACGCTGTCGCAGTTTCCGACCCTCTCCATGGCGGAGGAGCGCGCCGAGGACCATTGGAGCCTGATCAGCACGCATGGGGAGCGCAGGGACATCGTCCACCGGCCGCTGATCGGCTGCGGCGATTTCAATCTGCTGGAAACGTCGGCCATCGAAGGCATCGGCGTCGCGCTTCTGCCCGAACACATGACCGACCGGGCGATTCGCGCGGGATTGCTCGTCCGCGTCCTGCCGGACTGGTCGACCGACGCTGCCGTCGCGCATCTCGTCTTCACGACAAGGCAGGGCATGCTGCCCGCCGTGCGCGCCCTGATCGACCACTTCGCCGAGATGCTGCCCGCAACCATGGCCCGCTGCCGCGAGGTCGACCATCCCCAGGCCGCCAAGGCCCGCACCGCCCTGCCCAGGCCGCTCCCGCAGGCCGCAGAATAG
- the secE gene encoding preprotein translocase subunit SecE has protein sequence MASKTDPVTFLKQVRSETAKVTWPSRRETVISTLMVFVMVILAAAFFFAADQLMGWVIGLVLNAQF, from the coding sequence ATGGCATCCAAAACCGATCCAGTTACGTTCCTGAAGCAGGTGCGCTCCGAGACCGCGAAGGTGACCTGGCCGTCGCGTCGGGAAACCGTGATTTCGACCTTGATGGTCTTCGTCATGGTCATTCTGGCTGCAGCCTTCTTCTTCGCTGCGGATCAGCTTATGGGCTGGGTGATCGGCCTCGTCCTGAATGCACAGTTCTGA
- the rplK gene encoding 50S ribosomal protein L11, which produces MAKKVAGQLKLQVKAGSANPSPPIGPALGQRGINIMEFCKAFNAATQEMEKGMPIPVVITYYQDKSFTFAMKQPPVSYFLKKEAKITSGSKTPGKGGFAGKLTKAQIKSIAEAKMKDLNAADIDGAMTMIEGSARAMGLEVVG; this is translated from the coding sequence ATGGCTAAGAAAGTCGCCGGTCAGCTCAAGCTTCAGGTCAAGGCAGGGTCGGCCAATCCGTCTCCGCCGATCGGTCCTGCGCTTGGTCAGCGTGGCATCAACATCATGGAATTCTGCAAGGCGTTCAATGCCGCTACGCAGGAAATGGAAAAGGGTATGCCGATCCCGGTCGTCATCACCTATTACCAGGACAAGTCGTTCACCTTCGCGATGAAGCAGCCGCCGGTCAGCTACTTCCTCAAGAAGGAAGCCAAGATCACCTCCGGCTCCAAGACGCCGGGCAAGGGTGGCTTTGCAGGCAAGCTCACCAAGGCTCAGATCAAGTCGATCGCCGAAGCCAAGATGAAGGACCTGAATGCCGCTGACATCGACGGTGCAATGACCATGATCGAGGGCTCTGCCCGCGCCATGGGTCTGGAAGTGGTGGGCTGA
- a CDS encoding MgtC/SapB family protein: MSLEEMVFRLGLASAAGLLLGLDREVRGIAAGIRTHALVALSAALITISALLIHEDLGQHGASGSDPLRVIQGLAQAVGFIAAGAIFVSRGAVHNLTSAANIWLAAALGIAAGAGQTKLLLIGLAFGAMILTLVRISERLIPGSIKSAQEDTRVSDSE, encoded by the coding sequence ATGAGTCTCGAGGAGATGGTTTTCCGGCTTGGTCTTGCCAGCGCGGCTGGCCTGCTGCTCGGCCTTGACCGCGAGGTTCGGGGCATCGCTGCCGGTATCCGCACCCATGCGCTGGTCGCGCTCAGCGCGGCGCTCATCACCATCTCGGCCCTGCTGATCCATGAGGACCTTGGCCAGCACGGCGCGTCCGGCAGCGATCCGCTCCGGGTGATCCAGGGACTGGCACAGGCCGTCGGCTTCATCGCTGCCGGCGCCATCTTCGTGTCACGCGGTGCCGTTCACAACCTGACCTCCGCCGCCAATATCTGGCTTGCCGCCGCTCTCGGCATCGCGGCCGGCGCGGGGCAGACCAAGCTTCTCCTCATCGGCCTCGCCTTCGGCGCAATGATCCTCACCCTCGTCCGTATCAGCGAACGCCTCATTCCCGGCAGCATCAAATCCGCTCAGGAAGACACGCGCGTCAGCGATAGTGAATGA